tatcggcggtcgattccgatctttcgaactcaacatcgtcaatcgagtcaggcgaagaggagacttcatcaccACGCTTCATCAGTACTAGGGCAAGTGAAaagcttgccaagatcttcagcgacatgtccttcgagtcatctgcggactccgatataagcgataactcgagcagcatcgacagcttcaacttcatcgacagatccactactgtgggcaaggtcttcaccaatctctatgatggtgtcaccaaacccagcaaggatcttaattcaaaatatcatcagatttatgccatcggagaaacaagtcgcgatcaggaggaaacatcagaggctttcgacgagttgggaaatccatacgtcgatccctccgacctAAGGTGaggtctaggcaataaatatgttgggcctacaccacgtgttagagttcaacttccacaagcagcatgggatagagccgcaagagctatggatggttcagaaccaatggccacaaccgcTACGAcggaagagttgcaagcatatcaatataggctcgctcgagctggaagggaattggaaaaacagagagctgctctgaacaggagaagggaggcagcttccgcatcaagcaggcaacgggcggagttaagtcgacattcaggaacttcgggagatagccacagagaagctcggaacagagcaagatctaggctgcaaaacatacctgaggctgatagggaaaacttggttcaaaacctcgacatgtcctttatgtcgatagacacgagagggaacattatccctaagacaccggaagctgggtatatggcgacgcaagcctttatcctcgcatcccagccacctcccggagatccaagggaagcattgtacaatatggctatggcaggagttggggccatgggaacggcgtttgtaacaacgcctcccgaaggttcagcaaggcaaaatagtccacgacctgcggcagcagcaccagttcccgagagaacaggtggagcaagagacacagtagcgcaagcaagggtggacagagcacgacaaaatagaagggaacatcggcactccccagagatagacgacgaggatatgtgcgggctaccgtgcttcacaaggagggtccgaaaaactcgagttccttcagggtttaaattacccgataacttcaaaaaattcgacggcatgcaagatccagaggactggctagttgattatctcgagacagtgaagctgataggaggaaccagagcaacagctatgcagagcatccaagtacacctgagtggagctgccaggtcttggataaagaagcttcctctgggttccatcgatagctgggacagtttcgaggacgtgtttgtgatgtctacgggagcttctattcttgtagacagtgttgggcctccaagagcagaagtttgtagaacagcagcaactttcccttaagtggatcacccaaggtttatcgatctcagggaggaagaggtcaaagatatccctctcaagcaaccctgcaaccacaaagcaagaagtctcttgtgtccccaacacacctaatacaataggtgcactagttcggcgaagagatagtgagatgcaagtaatatggatgagtatgagtggtaatagcaatctgaataaaatatggcagcgagtaaacatgcaacaaaacagtaaacaaacggagattcgatgcttggaagcaaggcctagggatcctgctttcactagtggacactctcaacaatgatcacataataggactactctacaccctcttgttggatgatgaacaccactaactgtgtaggattacacgaaccctaaatgccagagttaacaagctccacaatattcaatgttcatatttaaataaccttagagtgtaagatagatcgacacaattacaccgagaactaacatagcatgcacactgtcaccatcacactatgaaggaggcatagatcacatcaatactatcatagcaatagttaacttcataatctacgagagattacaatcataccccacgccaagtactacacgatgcacacaccgtcaccattacaccgtgcaggaggaatagaatactttaataacatcactagagtagcacatagatgatattcaactagatcacataaagagagagatgaaccacatagctacagcggagccctcagccccgggggtgaattactccctcctcatcatggagacagcgatggcggtgaagatggcggtggagacggcggtggagatgactccgggggcaattccccgtcccggcggcgtgccggaacagagacttctgtcccccgaattggagtttcgcgatggcggcggctctggatggttttctctggtttcgtcaaactgggtcgaggttttaggtcagggacgactaaataggcgaagagtcggagtcggaggggccacagggggcccacaaactagggggcgcccccccttggccgcgccgccctgtggggtggggccctccaggctcccctctggcctttctccggtgctctggaagcttccgggaattttaagatcttcggtgttcatttcgtccgattccaaaaatatttccttactaggatttctgaaaccaaaaacagcagaaaacagcaactggcccttcggcatctcgtcaataggttagttccggaaaatgcataaaaacgatataaagtgtgcataaaacatgtagatatcatcaataatgtggcatggaacataagaaattatcgatacgtcggagacgtatcagcatccccaagcttagttcctgctcgtgccgagtaggtaaacgataacaaagataatttctggagtgacatgccatcataatcttgatcatactattgtaagcacatgtaatgaatgcagcgatccaaaacaatggtaaatgacatgagtaaacaaatgaatcatatagcaaagacttttcatgaatagtacttcaagacaagcatcaataagtcttgcataagagttaactcataaagcaataattcaaagtaaaggtatttgaagcaacataaaggaagatgaagtttcagcggttgctttcaacttgtaacatgtatatctcatggatattgtcaacatagagtaatataacaaatgcaatatgcaagtatgtaggaatcaatgcacagttcacacaagtgtttgcttcttgagatggagagaaataggtgaactgactcaacataaaagtaaaagaatggcccttcgcagtgggaagcattgattgctatatttgtgctagagctttgattttgaaaacaagaaacaattttgtcaacggtagtaataaagcatatgtgttatgtaaattatatcttacaagttgcaagcctcgtgcatagtatactaatagtgcccgcaccttgtcctaattagctcggattccctggattatcatcgcaatgcatatgttttaaccaagtgtcacaaaggggtacctctatgccgcctgtacaaaggtctaaggagaaagctcgcatcggatttctcgctattgattaatctcaacttagacatccataccgggacaacatagacaacagataatggactcctcttttatgcataagcattcaacgacagttaattttctcatatgagattgaggatatttgtccaaaactgaaacttccaccatggatcatggatttagttagcggcccaatgttcttctctaacattatgcatgctctagccattctagcggtaaatctcccttacttcagacaagacggacatgcatagcaactcacatgatattcaacaaagagtagttgatggcgtccccaggaacatggttatcgcacaacaagcaacttaataagagataaagtgcataagtacatattcaataccacaatagtttttaggctatttgtcccatgagctatatattgcaaaggtagaggatagaaatttaaaggtagcactcaagaaatttactttggaatggcggagaaataccatgtagtaggtaggtatggtggacacaaatggcatagtggttggctcaaggattttggatgcatgagaagtattccctctcgatacaaggtttaggctagcaaagtttatttgaaacaaacacaaggatgaagcggtgcagcaaaactcacataaaagacatattgtaaacattataagactctacaccgtcttccttgttgttcaaactcaatactagaaattatctagaccttagagagaccaattatgcaaaccaaattttagcaagctcaatgtatttctttattaataggtgcaaagtatatgatgcaagagcttaaacatgagcacaacaattaccaagtatcacattatccaagacattttaccaattactacatgtatcgttttccgattccaaccatataacaatttaacgaagcagtttcaaccttcgccatgaaaattaaaagctaagaacacatgtgttcatatgaaccagcggagcgtgtctctctcccacacaagcatttattcaaacaaaaacaaaaacaaaagcacacagacgctccaagtaaagtacataagatgtgaccgaataaaaatatagtttcaagagaaggaacctgataatttgtcgatgaagaaggggatgccttgggcatccccaagcttagatgcttgagtcttcttgaaatatgcagggatgaaccaccggggcatccccaagcttagacttttcacccttcttgatcgtagtatatcatcctcctctcttgacccttgaaaacttcctccacaccaaactcaaaacaactcattagagggttagtgcataatcaaaaactcacatgttcagaggtgaaacaatcattcttaacacttctggacattgcccaaagccactggaagtcaatggaacaaagaaatccatccaacatagcaaaagaagcaatgcgaaataaaaggcagaatctgtcaaaacagaacagtccgtaaagacgaattttattgaggcaccagacttgctcaaatgaaaatgctcaaatttaattaaagttgcgtacatacctgaggatcactcacgtaaattggcagaattttctgagttacctacagagaattcatcccagattcgtgacagcaagaaatctgtttctgcgcagtaatccaaatctagtatgaaccttactatcaaagactttacttggcacaacaatgcaacaaaattaatataaggagaggttgctacagtagtaacaacttccaagacacaaatataaaacaaaattactgtagcaaaataaacacatgggttatctcccaagaagttctttctttatagccattaagatgggctcagcagttttaatgatgcactcgcaagaaatagtatttgaagcaaaaagagagcatcaagaggcaaattcaaaacacatttaagtctaacccacttcctatgcaaaggaatcttatacacaaatgaattcatgaagaacaaagtgacaagcataagaggataaaacacgagtaacttcaagattctcaacataaagaggggaaacttaatattattaagatgcatataaccatgtttccctctctcataataactttcagtagcatcattgatgaaatccacaatatacccatcacttaaaacattcttgtcatggttcatatgcatagaagtatcattaattttggcataagaagagttcttctcattaatagtaattagagcaagattattatcaagaatttgaacatggtaaacaagttgcatattaagggaattgtttttggcaatccaatcataaatatgacaagtttcataaggatagttataacttatatcatagcattctttataataatcatcaaaggtcggaggcacagtgtcatcataagaaatagaatagttatcttgcaCAGTCAGTTTATCTGTGACCatgccatcattgttattagaaggagatgtatcaaacacataatgatcagtagaaaaaggattttcaaacacttcttccccaagcttagagctttctatatcattatgggaggaagcatggatagcactgatactatggcaattattatcatcattttcagaattagtttcccagagatttgcaatatcaaaagtagtgtgctcattcaaatcatgatcactaatgtatgtaaagggtataggaagatcattgtattcagattcattatcataataatcattaggagcaacatacttacggttacctagcgttatctcattcacgcggggatatgccgttacctctttctctttattctccttcttcttcttcttcttcttcttcgttcccttcttcttcttcttctcttccttctccttgttcccttctttaggaggaagaggcttgaagggtggcttgtccgcataacctgatttactttcagaaacaatagaagaaacttgggaggattcctccttttcattaattagttcaaaacacacagcggtcctatcatattttagcaaggtgtcatcttctaaaatattttgtatgtaagtatttgtatggctattatcaatgcaataagaaaaacacccatgcaggacgtcatcaatatcaagatcactcatatgtaacaaagagatttttcttgagagctcttcacaccacaaaaataaagtaagttcatcatgctgattaggagtaatttcatcatcacaacaccaatttgtagcactcatggggttcaaattatcattggaggagcattgaaaattaaaatgacccactccatggcaaagttcacaaataaaaggatacagggcacacacttttttaccaagatcatctagagccctaaaccactttctagttttttcgttaatatgatggatacaatattcatctttgatttgattaattccacaaggtctatgcattccacaaaaattaacatgcttataggaaatagcattcttaggagtttgagcatgcttattgcaatcattaacaacaattgtcgtggtatcgtcacggcatatgccatagggtggctaatcgaagtggttcctgagggatctcacggcggtatccggatgcgggtatgggcacgagcgacacggcgacgtacccaggttcgaggccctccgatggaggtaaaacctctactcctgctatgagtgtatatgatgatcacacagtacaatggtgctcctagagctgtgtccggctgctcctgagaggctaagggagatgatggtctctctcacagggcagctctgtaggtaggtgaaagcaataaatgatcgatcccctgcacgagagggggtagtgcggcttatataggcaccggcactttacatataagaccctatagtttactggccggcttggccggctccggctcccgctccttcccgaggcggtgacgtcaggagtggttgaggcatcgtggcctgtcccatccggctgccacggtcagcggtatggagaggaggtgtccctgtctctgtcagccactgtagccagtacggatcgtcgtaagccctgacggcctgtccggcgcgtggcactattgctccacagtgccccgcgctttacggaagatgaagtcagcgtggacttaagGAACCCGGACCAccgacccggttccttccagtgcaagactcgccagcctcgaatcggtctgaggtacaaaccccagtcggatatggcttgtagaagccggcccagctacagcattggtggccgtagccaggccgactagaacCTAGAGCCTGCCGGCTTCcgtaccagccggccacggcgccagccggctgctcctcagccggcctgagccgcgagccggccagtggccagccggcagctccgcgtccattgccctacccggggtcttccccccgacattagcccccgaagctggcaaggtcctgcgtttggaaggacctaggcaggttttcctggcttctcgaatatattaaacggcgcttggaggggccgactgagaatttccattcagccggctgcgccctcatccggctcgttcctgccggctgcttctagccggccactttttacacttgtacagtttttgctttctcgcaagatctgatggcgcctccgccttgctgatgaattttggctcgagtggaacttattgtccggctccggcttgcggcgcgccggagtctccgccgcctcgggccctgcgcccgacttgactggtctgacgcctggcctggcggtcggttcgtctggtcacatcaatgtccctccggatccggtgcggtagtgggcgacgtggtgtggccgtttctggtaacggtagcggtcgtgggaggagttacggcgcagtaaatccggagacgtggcccacgtcggccacttggaggccaaccgcccgccgcggtcggctataaatgccgcgggggcggtaccgaggcggcacttgcccctttcttcctcctcgcgctcctgcctcgctccttctcttcacccgagctcttcgctgctccgccgccgttcctcttccgttcttctggcgaacctcagcgagcggttgccccgacgatcctccgccgagccgccgccgcaaacccgccaatccggcgccacggggccacgcgcatcgacggcgcgcccttctccaccgcgatctcctccggcgaggagcggctcttcttcgcccttccgcctctcctggtcctcctcttcttcttcgtcctcgatggcccagccgagcggctcctggaagggttcctatatgcaggacgacgacattgcccggctcgtgcgcctccgccgcatcccggcgggggtgatcaccagggcgccgggcgcggagaaggagcctctgccggagcccggcgaacgcgtggtcttcggcgcgcatctcgaccgcggattgggtctgccggcttccaacttcttccgccggtttctcgaccacttcggcctgcagccgcatcacctgccggccaacgccatgatcctcctcagctgctacgtggccttcatggagggctacgccggcttgtggccggacgtggagttttggagccggctcttctacatcaaggcgcagacgaccgaaggccgcctgaggacctgcggcgccgcctccatctatcctcgcacgggtacgtccttcccgcggattccgactgtcgattctgtaaagaattggcagatgtctttcttttacgtgcggaacgagagcccggccttcgaccatctcaacctgccggaatacaacccggccccgccagtcggccggatcaactggggcttcaatgccaagtcctcggacccggacgcggaggtgaacctcctgtgggacttcctgggcCAGTGCGTCGCGGagggccggctgagtgccgaggaccttctctgcacctacatctcgcgccgggtcataccgcttcagtggcgcgtccacaagatcggccatatgtccggccggctcgacccgacacggacatcgaaggtggagctctccaagtcccaggtggctcaccgggtgaacaacatcaccaaggccaacatgccggacaactggAATTGGGGGCTGCCGCCTTACAACCGGGAGCAGCCGCCTGAACTGGTAAGTTTAACGTTTTTGCcgtcttccggcttgcggctgcgtggccgacttgatatttatcttgttgttttcagcttttcacccgccaaggcatcgaggatggcgacttggcgacgaaggtctggatgccggatcacatcgacccggctgacctagccggcgaccaagccggtgacgacgatctgccggtggtgcaggatcagggcggccagggggagcataacccgccgccttcgcctgagcatgagcaggagcaggagcaggagcaggagccggcccaatccggcacggggcccatcccggcggtgcctctgcgcgcggcgccgcctacgaacacggcgacttctgcgccgaaggggaggaagcgggccggcgtcgggtctacggccgcttcggaggcgagggccaagaaacagcgccggctggcgcccaagaaggtcccggagaaagccgggtgagttctttttcctttgttgtttgattccttttctttccttcctctctgtacttatcttttcttgcttgttcaactagggccgcgattaagtttacccagggaggcggctctcggcaggctcctcccgtcacgtcgccgcttcagcggcagaggagggagccaaccccgcaaccttcggcacgcgcgcgcacgccgccggctgctaacgtgccgcctgcggccacgccgccttctgcgggggcgtcttcttctgccgcgcctggcggcggagaccagggtcagtcggcgcgccggccgaccctagacgacatgttcccgcgccgcgccccgtttgtggagcaggcggccggagctggcaggggcatgccatctgcggctggagctggagctggtggggctgcgccgccttcgaccggagtcggcgggcccgcgcccaacgtcgtggtgctggagagctctccggaaggagcgcctcaagcgccggatgcgacggctcccaccgggccgactgcttcgaccgcgccgcctccagcttcggagccgacgaggagggagccgaccgggaaggagccggcgagggaggagccagcgcgctcgaaggacgccgactcccgggcgctggtgaggacgaagggcccgccgggcccaactgagggccttcatgtggccaagggggcccggctgctgcatgtgccgtctgcctctgactccagccttggctcggctggaaccatggaggctgcgtggcacAAGGCGGATACTTGCGAGGTGTTCAGCCGGGAGGGACAGCCTGGTGCGGCGCCCATGAAGGtggtcttctccggctaccgggccagccttaagaacaaggccgccgaggcccttgcccagctagcaacgctggaggatgctgacaaggtaggtgtcttcttgtttttgcaattttgttattatcctggtagccctccgaggcatggtccggctgcttggagccggtccgggtttcgtctggatatctgattgtttctttcaggcggttacggagcgacgcaccgtcttgtacaacaaggtggtgactagttaccacaaggccaagatcgagcgagccggcttggctcgcgagctggaggctgtcaagggtgaggccttctctcttttgacttgcttttcctgtgagtttcttttttactgacggcccatttttgccggcttgcagctgaggccgcccggATCCCACAGCTGGAGTCGGACCTCCGGgttgcccgcgctcaatgcgccacaagtgaggaggcgaaccgggctgctgccgccaagctgaaggtggctgacggggagctgaaacggctgcgccttcttgaggctaaccatctcaaggaacttgccgccctcaagaaggagcaggaggaaaagctggagggtctgagcaagcggttggaggaggtggagcggcaacggctttcgcttcagcaggaggtgaccaccaagtccaacgagctgtcggccaccgccaagcggtggttgggggaacttagcgcgctcgaccgcggcttggcgggtgagttt
This region of Lolium perenne isolate Kyuss_39 chromosome 2, Kyuss_2.0, whole genome shotgun sequence genomic DNA includes:
- the LOC127334290 gene encoding uncharacterized protein; amino-acid sequence: MAQPSGSWKGSYMQDDDIARLVRLRRIPAGVITRAPGAEKEPLPEPGERVVFGAHLDRGLGLPASNFFRRFLDHFGLQPHHLPANAMILLSCYVAFMEGYAGLWPDVEFWSRLFYIKAQTTEGRLRTCGAASIYPRTGTSFPRIPTVDSVKNWQMSFFYVRNESPAFDHLNLPEYNPAPPVGRINWGFNAKSSDPDAEVNLLWDFLGQCVAEGRLSAEDLLCTYISRRVIPLQWRVHKIGHMSGRLDPTRTSKVELSKSQVAHRVNNITKANMPDNWNWGLPPYNREQPPELLFTRQGIEDGDLATKVWMPDHIDPADLAGDQAGDDDLPVVQDQGGQGEHNPPPSPEHEQEQEQEQEPAQSGTGPIPAVPLRAAPPTNTATSAPKGRKRAGVGSTAASEARAKKQRRLAPKKVPEKAGAAIKFTQGGGSRQAPPVTSPLQRQRREPTPQPSARARTPPAANVPPAATPPSAGASSSAAPGGGDQGQSARRPTLDDMFPRRAPFVEQAAGAGRGMPSAAGAGAGGAAPPSTGVGGPAPNVVVLESSPEGAPQAPDATAPTGPTASTAPPPASEPTRREPTGKEPAREEPARSKDADSRALVRTKGPPGPTEGLHVAKGARLLHVPSASDSSLGSAGTMEAAWHKADTCEVFSREGQPGAAPMKVVFSGYRASLKNKAAEALAQLATLEDADKAVTERRTVLYNKVVTSYHKAKIERAGLARELEAVKAEAARIPQLESDLRVARAQCATSEEANRAAAAKLKVADGELKRLRLLEANHLKELAALKKEQEEKLEGLSKRLEEVERQRLSLQQEVTTKSNELSATAKRWLGELSALDRGLAAAFPEAQEEALAAVGRAREDRRQATGEQSSDCFTMDDYLASIAARVEPVTKLGWELRKAAEELIRLLWPTETLPEDLSNLIAWLERAPDRFLDWKESATRAGADMALSFVLSWYNEVSLDQLECRRAGVEDKLPAENKAARLARACAIADFVDKSVFIADPNPPSDDEEEEAEDEEADDVPEDDPAAGSADAPPA